The Misgurnus anguillicaudatus unplaced genomic scaffold, ASM2758022v2 HiC_scaffold_33, whole genome shotgun sequence genomic sequence CGCACAAATTGGCTCTCAAGAAAATCGCCAAAGTGATGGACTCCCCAGATATCCGACGTGGAGATACTGAGGCCTTTGATAAGTTCGCTCTGCAAATAAGGGCTCTTGTTGGTATGTTGGAGACTCTTGGAGATGAAGGCGAAGCAGAACTTCGATGTGGGTCACATGTCGAGAGACTGTTGAGTAAGTTACCTGCAGAAATGAGATCAGGATTTTGTAGACAGATGTACCACCGCCCTGGGTCTGTGTATAATCTCCGTGAATTTTCTGAGTGGCTCCAGTATGAGGCCTGGTGTCAAAGCAGCGAGTCGCAGATCAGTTATAAGAGCCAAAGAACAGAACAGAGATCAGAACGCAGGCGAGAATCCAAACCTACTGCCCGTTCAGCCACCATACTTCATGGAGCAGATGAAACTGTCACAAAGATACTTCCAGCACCGGCCCAAGTCAAACAAGTTAAAGTGGAGAAGCTCAAAGCCCCAATTAAAGCCTTCTGCCCTTTCTGTGATAAAGATGATCATTATCTCAGTCAGTGTGCTACCTTTAAGTCCTTTGATAAACAGCAAATGATTGACTGGATCCGAACGAACCATCGCTGCTGGCGTTGTGGACGTGGACACCAGGCAGCTCAGTGTACCCTCAAGAAGCCTTGTAGCATATGTAATGGGAAACACTTGCAAATCTTGCACGAAGTCAACACAAAGAGTACAGGAGAGGGTTCCTGCCTGGTTAGCTCAACcgctgagacattgtacttggaTAGACCCACTGACAACAGACGTGTTCTCCTAAAGGTCATAAATGTTCTGCTGCGCTATGGAGGCAAGACACTTAACACTTATGCTGTCATGGACGATGGGTCTGAGCGCACTATTCTCCTTCCTGATGCTGCCCGTGAGCTGGACATACAAGGCCAAGCTGAAAACATAGCATTGCGGACCATCCGACAAGAGGTGAAAACCATCAGTGGTACTTCAGTTAACTTCCACATATCACCTGCCACTCAACCACAGAAGACCTTCAAGATTAATGCAGCATTTACTGCAAAAACCCTTGGTCTGGCTGATCACTCATATCCTGTGAGTTTGCTGGAGAAATATAAGTACCTTAAAGACATCCCTCTGCAGACCTTTGAAAGAGTAAGTCCTTTACTTCTCATCGGAGCTGATAATACTCACCTTATCACACCGATCGGACCTGTCCGAATTGGTACGCCTGATGGTCCAGCAGCTATAAAAATGAAGCTTGGATGGACACTCCAGGGACCTGCCAAGATCCTGGAGAACCAATTACAACCACAACAGTGCCTTTTCCTGTCTCTGACCCCTGCCGAACTCCAACTCTGAAGAGATGTTGAAAGATTATGGCAGCTTGATGTTTTACCTTTCCGCTGTGAAAAGCAGGTGACAAGGTCCAGAGAGGACCAAGAAGCCATAAATCTTCTAGAGACCAAGACAACACGTGTGGAGGTGAATGGAATCCTACGTTATGCAACACCTTTATTGCGCAGAAAGGATTCACCCTTCTTTTGTGCCCCCAAAGAGGCTGTGGTGCCAAGTCTCCGGAGTATGGAACGCCGACTAGCTCAAAATCCAGTTAAAGCAGATGTGTACAATGCTGAGGTTGAGAAGTTAGTACAGAATGGCGCAGTTACCAAACTCACACCTGCTGAAAACAGTATGACGGGGGAGACCTGGTATATCCCACACCATCTGGTAAACCACAATGACAAGGATCGTATTGTGTTCAATTGCTCTTTCCGATACAAGGGACTGAACCTTAATGATTCTTTGATGCCTGGTCCAACCTTAAGCCCCTCACTCCTGGGTGTTTTACTGCGTTTCAGGGAGCACTGTGTAGCCATTAGTGGCGATATACGTGGAATGTTCCACCAAGTCCTACTCCTACCTGAGGATAAGCCCCTCCTGCGCTTTCTGTGGCGTGACATGACAAGAGACAACCCACCTGACATTTATGAATGGCAAGTACTGCCATTTGGAACTACGTGCAGTCCCTGCTGTGCATCCTTTGCCCATCAAAGACATGTTTCATCGCACAGCACACCATATGAAGATGTGAGGCATTCTGTTGACCACTGTTTCTACGTGGATAACTGTCTGCAGAGCTTTCCATCTGCTCAAGAAGCACAGCAGTTACTGGACAAACTTCGGGAGCTGTTAGCATCTGGAGGATTTGACATCCGTCAGTGGGCCAGCAATGTGCAAGAGGTTATCAGTCATTTGCCACCAGAGGCCAGATCATCCAAGCTAGAGCTGTGGCTCTCACATGACAAATCTGACCCACATGAATCCACCTTGGGACTGAATTGGAACTGTGAGTTAGACCATCTGTGTTACAAGCACAGACCTGTCACTTACAATGCTTTGACGATGCGGAACATTTATCGTGTGTTAGCAAGTCAATCTGACCCCCTTGGTGCCATTCTTCCTTTCACAACACGGGCTAAGGTCATTGTTCAAAAGCTCTGGGCTAAGAATAGGAACTGGGACGATTCACAACTTCCTGAGGAGCTTCAGAAGGCATGGAAAGTGTGGGAAGCTGAACTTCAATACCTGCCTCAAGTAACACTACCAAGAAGCTATACGCCAGCCAGCATGGATAACTCTGAAGTCAATCGGGAAATCCATATCTTCACTGATGCTTCTGAGAAAGCTTACGGAGCAGTAGCGTATCTTCGCTCAGAGGATCCATGTGGAAGTATTCATCTTTCCTTCCTTCTGGCCCGATCACGTGTAGCTCCACGTAAGCAGTGTTCAATTCCCAGGCTTGAGTTGTGTGCCGCTCTTATAGGAGCTCAGCTGGCTAAGCTGACTGAAAATGAGCTCACCTTGAAGATTCAGAAGGTCACTTTCTGGACAGATTCAACAACCGTCCTCCATTGGTTAAATTCCGAATCCTGCCGCTTCAAGGTGTTTGTGGGCACTAGGGTGGCAGAGATTCAAGAACTAACTGACCTTAAAGCATGGCATTACGTTGACTCTGCCAGGAACCCTGCAGATGATCTTACCCGTGGTAAGAGCCTGAAAGAACTTACTGAGCCTAATCGGTGGACCCATGGACCTGAATTCCTCCTCCAACCTCAGAGTAATTGGCCATCACCACCAATAACCCACAGTCAAGTACCTGAGGACACCACAGAATTAAAGCACAGTGTATTTTGTGGCATTAATAACTCAGCACCAACAACAGCAGATGGTAGTAAGTTTAGCAGCTGGAAGGACTTAGTCAAAACAGTAGCAGAAGAGCTGCACGGGGCGGCAAATCCAAATGGTTCTCCTTCAGCGAATACTTACCAAACAGCAGAGCTGACAGCAATAAGAAGGGCCCAAATGGACAGCTTTCCAGAGGACTATCAGCTATTAAAGGCCCGTAAGCCTGTCCCTACCAACAGCCGTCTACTTTGCCTCTCCCCAGAATTTGATCTAGACAACAATCTAATACGAGTAGGGGGACGTTTGAGACGCATAGAAGGCATTGATCCAAGTACAGTACACCCTATTGTGTTGGATTCCCATCACCCTTACACTCAGCTACTTATCAAAGACTATGATACTCGCCTTTGTCATCCGGGACCGGAACGAGTCTTTGCTGAACTTCGCCGGAAGGTGTGGATCTTAAAGGGCAGAGAAGCTGTAAGGAAACACCAAAGAACCTGCCACGAATGCTGCAAATGGAGGTCAAAGCCTGCCTCCCAGAAAATGGCTGATCTCCCTCCACCAAGGCTCTGTTTGTTCAAGTCTGCCTTCCATTCAACTGGAATGGACTGTTTTGGACCTTTCTCTGTCAAGGTGGGACGTCGGACAGAAAAACGATGGGGGCTTCTATTTAAGTGTATGACCACTCGGGCTGTGCACCTCGAGGTTCTAACATCAATGGACACTGATGCCTTTCTCATGGCACTGCGAAGGTTCATAGGACGTTGTGGGAAACCAGCAGAGTTGTACTCAGATCAGGGCACCAACTTCCGAGGGGGTAACACAGAGCTTAAAGAAGCCTTCTGTCAGCTCAGTGATGATTTACAGCAGCAGTTGGCACAGCAGCAGATCAGCTTCCATTTTAACCCTCCATCTGCTCCACACTTCGGATGAGTGTGGGAACAAGAGATTCGTTCGGTTAAAGCTGCACTTTATACAACTCTGGGTACAGAAACGGTGTCTGAAGAAGTACTTCGAACCGTACTCATTGAAATAGAGGCCATTCTGAACTCCAAACCACTTGGGTATGTTTCAGCAGACATCGCTGATGTAGATCCAGTCACCCCAAACTACCTTCTGATGGGGCGGCCAGATAGTTCCCTCCCCCAAGTCACATATCCAGTGTCTGAGCTCCTGGGAAGACGGAGATGGAGACATTCCCAAGCATTGTCTGATAGGTTCTGGACAGCATTTATAAAGTACTATTTGCCCGAACTGCAAGCCAGAAGAAAGTGGCATAATTCAGCAACAGACATCCAACCTGGAATGGTGGTTATGGTTGTTGACCCTCAGTTACCCCGTTCATTCTGGCAGATCGGAAAAGTAGTAAAGGTCTTTCCCGGAGCTGATGGTTGAGTACGTACGGCTGAGGTACAGATAAAGGACAGAGTCTATGCAAGACCCATTGCTCGCTTAATTGTTCTGCCAGAGATTCGAGATGAAGAGGATGATAACCACACTGGAAATTAATGGTAGTACATATGGTGTCAGCCTTTCAATGGTGCAAATTTGAAGCCAAATTTGGGGGTGGCTGTGTTAGAAAGGCTGCGTTCTGTGCGCATGCGCACTTTTCCATTAGTGGTCGTCAGGGAGATTTATTCAGCAGCAGATGCGAGCGGGACTGTATGTGTGCAAAGTGTGCGTGAATACGCAAAAGTAAGTTGTTTGTCTATTCAGTAGATAATCAATGTTAGTTCAGGAGTGTGTAAAGTATTCATTTAATGTTATTCTGCATCTGAAATATAAgtatttgttgttatttaagCCGTTTGTAGCGGGATTTTGACAATATGTAAATGTGCCAATTATGTTCAGTATTACTTGTCATTATTGCATATCTCTGGTAAGCATCGTTTGatttgtatgtatatgtgtgatTATCACATTAATAATGTGAATGCTTGCCATTTGATCTTTATCTAAGCAATATTTCTGGTTTATATTCAGTTCGTTTAATTTACCTCAGAAATAAGTttcggtttcagtgttttgccGTTTCTGACCAACAGGTGGTAGTATTGAGTAATAATTATAAGGCCTGTATGTTCATTTCTGTTAATTATTCTCATTTAGAGGTTTTATTGAGAGATTTACAACTGTTGTGAAGTAATGTCTGTGCTATAATACTTAAGAAACATTTGTTAATATATATCTTTATTTCTTTCCTTTAgaccacacataaacacacattaaACTCCTATACACACTTGTGACCTGTAACTCTGTGCACTGCTGTGTTGTGAAATACTAAAGAATGACAAATTAAACCCTATTGCATGAAACTAATGGAATTCAGTGTGTTCTAACCGACACCCCATAAAGGAAAGCTAATTTAAAACTTCACCTTACATAGAGAAGAACCTTTTTCAATCCTGCTATCGAACACTTACAACTGAATTAACATCAGTGTAAATTAATTTCAATAAATTAACCGAGCATTTAAGAAAACTTACCTCAGAATCTACCACAGTAATAGGAAACCTCTCGGCTGAAGAGACGCTTGCGACTACACTCTCACACACTGTACACCCTACTGACACACCAGAAACAACAGAGCCGTAAATCTGCCTCCAGATCTGCAGCCTCCTCATACTCACTTGTAAAGCAGTGAGCGTCTTctgtctccagtacagcaggaggcgctgcagctctttagtccgcaaataaactcactaaagaaagacagaaagagcgcgtgtgatgtgtttgtgtatcctcagtgtttttctctcttgcgtGTTTCATTGAGTGTATTTAAGTGTTGAGACGTTGATGCTGAGATGTGAtgtaaatcagtaggaactgatctgtctATATTGGATGGatatattgatgatttcatcacagaaatctctcagctgaagaaagaggtggcgttactggagaaAAAGCTGAGGTCAAGAGGAGATTTAGCAATGAATCGAGAGGTTTGTTACAGCTTTTACATAATCTGAATCAGACAACATCAAATCATTTCTAAtcttactgtttgtgtgtgtgttgtcagGATGTGGATTGTTGTGAATCTTGTATGTGACTGAGGATGGGAgtctggattcagtgtggatgagcaaagatcagagccgcacaccacagacactgctggactctaaactctctgaagagaaatccagacacacacagaactccgatctcagtctgactttactctgttatactgagtcaaagctcacagacactcaggacactacagtgtgtgacagtaaacagagcttacaggaggatcaaacctccacagagtctctggattctgtctgtaacgctggagaacagcagcagatcctgcagaccaaactgaagatgtgttcagttaaaatcatcgactgcacgaacctcatgatgaagattaaaactgaacccacagaaatcaaaactgaacccacagaaatcaaaactgaacccacagaaatcaaaactgaacccacagaaatcaaaactgaaaccacagaaatcaaaactgaaaccacagaaatcaaaactgaaaccacagaaataaaaactgaacccacagaagaggaagatcccactgatgaagatgatgattttattccaTCAGGTATGTCACCTcaattgttgtatttttaactgTTATGTGAGCACCTGTTTTGGGTTTTCAATCACAAACTCACAAatcaaaagacaaaaaatgtaagtactACAATTTTAAAGGGGTTTAGGATATCTTTAATActtattataccacgggtctgttaaatgcttcattctgattggctgataaatgtttcatgattatttttctgtaaaatacaCACCTTACctgtaaaatgtcataaaaataggcacaagagcaatgtttgtggtggtataagtggaataattgactccggtcctttgaattatttgaaatttttattcaacaatttgttctccTTTCAGAGCACGTTCATGAGTAGACTACACGCCAATTCACACTGGTCAGACACAGACTCCAACAGACC encodes the following:
- the LOC129453697 gene encoding uncharacterized protein produces the protein MDKEFISSNMQLEDKSAQIVRPKRQVNLPTYLQDFDLTTGRHRTVNQPVFPHTTQHAQGLGEAANNVSSHSTRRSSPISQAPWETVDEWSVHSEGELPVPDVGDTEQHHPSPTYASVPPVYPPQFSPYHRPWEEQQSTPVPQTFHTNQRRLSLHREAVPYHPESTLYSTVPRPAYGQQHQMSSITAPTVKPYHPPFTSTDGFSFSHNQQSAYLSPPNPAKERTVDHRSDSGMIDLIGKMIGELNVMKDHILADTSHKSYVHSVQSGGHTYQHPSLLRQSGNISLTSHPVGFQTTPGPYTATPDPYWHSRTSSKPTIETFDNPKQVYHHSKHPTWPQSPQKAHCTTNVIPVGQETTYRGPTPTIPNFCTKDPSEFTRLKIALENLLPPDATELFRYQILLDHLKLDEARLVADSYLNSPFPYSDTMTALNERFGQPHKLALKKIAKVMDSPDIRRGDTEAFDKFALQIRALVGMLETLGDEGEAELRCGSHVERLLSKLPAEMRSGFCRQMYHRPGSVYNLREFSEWLQYEAWCQSSESQISYKSQRTEQRSERRRESKPTARSATILHGADETVTKILPAPAQVKQVKVEKLKAPIKAFCPFCDKDDHYLSQCATFKSFDKQQMIDWIRTNHRCWRCGRGHQAAQCTLKKPCSICNGKHLQILHEVNTKSTGEGSCLVSSTAETLYLDRPTDNRRVLLKVINVLLRYGGKTLNTYAVMDDGSERTILLPDAARELDIQGQAENIALRTIRQEVKTISGTSVNFHISPATQPQKTFKINAAFTAKTLGLADHSYPVSLLEKYKYLKDIPLQTFERVSPLLLIGADNTHLITPIGPVRIGTPDGPAAIKMKLGWTLQGPAKILENQLQPQQCLFLSLTPAELQL